From the Rhodoferax sp. WC2427 genome, one window contains:
- a CDS encoding ATP-binding protein, whose protein sequence is MTILRIWRLRSYLAGLLVVTILVTFAIVGSGILLLRIPKIEADNKVEVERDTQEIADRVEILLGSLEARMALLSEALEGMDLVQATAMLERAAWDGKAIRAIYLVSNDGLVEAAGLVPALRVRRTDVLGSDLSASPLFRAVLESRQMVWGDKFLSALSGAVTVGLAYPVGRDRLLLAEVPLSYLLDTFQLAAGQRTASIWLVDRSGEIVADTDGGQHVGTVNVLNWPLMQAALSFQTLPEVFRFEGHTFHPAVAHSTALDWYFVGGMPAGLENEDIRGLVVLVVAGFAGALLVGFVLAPFWASWLTRPLRRIVARAGQITQGAAGGSWPRGAILEFNYLSADLEKMALTLQERELKSQAIFNASPVPMSVTSTQSPYALQDVNEAWCRGFGRTREAVLGRTATEIGMWRSQEERAAMLAGLQQGQTVVEAWMVRGDGVAVLFQLSRRQVQVGSSFLMVWAAVEMTDIRRISNELRELNTELEARVQRRTQALAAANEDLSGAVAHLRDTQGELVRAEKMAALGALVAGVAHELNTPLGNSLMAVSALTDEVRQFRTAMHAGLRRSALDSLLDSVDQATDIAARNLHRAADLVTSFKQVAVDQTSAQRRLFELREVVDEMVVSLRPTFARTPYKIRVDVPTGLRLDSYPGALGQAIGNLIHNAVLHGFEGRDHGTVHISGGRDQGVVVLRVEDDGCGISPDLLDRIFDPFFTTKMGRGGTGLGLHITYNMVTNVLGGGLSVHSALGTGTCFEMRLPDMAPRTSGPSSLD, encoded by the coding sequence ATGACGATTCTGCGGATCTGGCGCCTGCGCAGCTATCTGGCTGGACTGCTGGTGGTCACGATTCTGGTCACCTTTGCCATCGTCGGTTCCGGCATCCTGCTGCTGCGGATTCCGAAGATCGAGGCCGACAACAAGGTGGAGGTGGAACGCGACACCCAAGAAATCGCTGACCGGGTAGAAATTTTGCTGGGCTCGCTGGAGGCCCGCATGGCGCTGCTGAGCGAGGCGTTGGAAGGCATGGATCTGGTGCAGGCGACGGCCATGTTGGAGCGTGCTGCCTGGGATGGCAAGGCCATCCGCGCCATTTATCTGGTGTCCAACGATGGCCTGGTGGAGGCTGCTGGCCTGGTGCCTGCGCTGCGGGTGCGGCGCACCGATGTGCTGGGCAGCGACCTGTCGGCCAGCCCGCTGTTCCGCGCCGTGCTGGAATCGCGCCAGATGGTCTGGGGCGATAAATTCTTGTCGGCGCTTTCGGGGGCCGTTACGGTGGGTCTGGCTTATCCGGTGGGGCGTGACCGCTTGCTGCTGGCCGAGGTGCCGCTATCGTATTTACTGGACACGTTCCAGCTTGCGGCAGGCCAGCGCACCGCGTCCATCTGGCTGGTGGACCGCAGCGGTGAAATCGTGGCCGACACCGACGGCGGGCAGCATGTGGGCACGGTGAATGTGCTGAACTGGCCCTTGATGCAGGCCGCGCTGAGTTTTCAAACCCTGCCCGAGGTGTTCCGCTTCGAGGGCCACACCTTTCACCCGGCAGTCGCGCATTCCACGGCTCTGGACTGGTATTTTGTGGGTGGCATGCCCGCCGGACTGGAGAACGAGGACATCCGGGGGCTGGTGGTGTTGGTGGTGGCCGGTTTTGCGGGTGCCTTGCTGGTGGGTTTTGTGTTGGCCCCGTTCTGGGCCTCGTGGCTGACCCGGCCATTGCGCCGCATCGTCGCGCGCGCCGGGCAGATCACCCAGGGGGCTGCAGGCGGCTCCTGGCCACGGGGGGCCATCCTGGAGTTCAACTACCTGTCGGCCGACCTGGAAAAAATGGCGCTAACCCTGCAGGAGCGTGAGCTAAAGTCGCAAGCGATCTTCAACGCCTCACCCGTGCCCATGTCGGTCACCAGTACCCAGTCTCCGTATGCGCTGCAAGATGTGAACGAAGCCTGGTGCCGGGGCTTTGGGCGCACGCGCGAGGCGGTGTTGGGCCGTACTGCGACCGAGATCGGCATGTGGCGGTCGCAAGAGGAGCGTGCTGCAATGCTGGCCGGCCTCCAGCAGGGCCAGACGGTGGTGGAGGCCTGGATGGTGCGGGGCGACGGGGTGGCGGTGCTGTTCCAGCTGTCCCGGCGGCAGGTGCAGGTGGGGTCTTCGTTCCTGATGGTCTGGGCGGCGGTGGAGATGACCGATATCCGCCGCATCAGCAATGAACTGCGCGAACTCAACACCGAACTCGAAGCCCGGGTGCAGCGCCGTACCCAGGCCCTGGCTGCCGCCAACGAAGATCTGTCGGGTGCGGTGGCCCATTTGCGCGATACCCAGGGCGAGTTGGTGCGGGCCGAAAAAATGGCCGCCCTGGGCGCGCTGGTGGCCGGTGTCGCCCACGAACTCAACACCCCGCTGGGCAATAGCCTGATGGCGGTCAGCGCGCTCACGGACGAGGTGCGCCAGTTCCGCACGGCCATGCACGCAGGCCTGCGCCGCAGCGCGTTGGACAGCCTGCTCGACAGCGTGGACCAGGCCACCGACATCGCCGCCCGCAACCTGCACCGCGCGGCCGACCTGGTCACCAGCTTCAAGCAGGTGGCGGTGGACCAAACCAGCGCGCAACGCCGTCTTTTCGAGTTGCGCGAGGTGGTGGATGAAATGGTGGTCAGCCTGCGCCCCACTTTCGCCCGCACACCCTACAAGATCCGGGTGGATGTGCCTACCGGCTTGCGGCTCGACAGCTACCCCGGTGCCTTGGGCCAGGCGATCGGCAACCTGATCCATAACGCCGTGCTGCACGGCTTCGAGGGCCGGGACCACGGCACTGTGCACATCAGCGGCGGGCGCGACCAGGGTGTGGTCGTGCTGCGGGTGGAAGACGATGGTTGCGGCATATCTCCCGATCTGCTGGACCGCATCTTCGACCCCTTCTTCACCACCAAAATGGGCCGCGGCGGCACCGGCCTGGGCCTGCACATCACCTACAACATGGTGACCAATGTGCTCGGTGGTGGGCTCAGTGTTCACAGCGCGTTGGGTACTGGAACCTGCTTTGAAATGCGCCTACCAGATATGGCACCGCGCACCAGTGGGCCTTCTTCGCTGGACTGA
- a CDS encoding glycosyltransferase — MMGVVMLLLTVYTLRHYVFSLNRLFGKQRHPYASIVSADWPRVTIFVAAHNEEDVIQDCLENLMRVDYPADRLVVMPVNDRSSDRTREIVDAVVARFPGRITPFHRVSGKPGKAAALKDATALIDTDFIIVFDADYMPSRGLIRRLMAPFFDPEVGAVMGRVVPHNVGANLLTRLLDLERSGGYQVDQQARMNLGLVPQYGGTVGGIRISALESVGGWHDDVLAEDTDLTYRLLLGGWLTVYHNRAECYEEVPQNWAVRMRQIKRWSKGHNQALVRHSGALLRNPALSLIERVDGFLLLGVYMMSPILLFGWVLSLLMYFTVSMQVLAPALLLIAFMAHSALGNFAAFFEIATAVHLDRSRQRIHLLAFTFMGFIVSAVAIAQSVLEQLLWDRLPGKGFHWDKTVRYRRAAVPVAAASGALSGAARTTVTAEIRP; from the coding sequence ATGATGGGTGTGGTGATGCTGCTGCTGACGGTCTACACCCTGCGGCACTACGTGTTTTCTCTGAACCGGCTGTTTGGCAAGCAACGCCACCCATACGCCAGCATCGTCAGCGCCGACTGGCCACGGGTGACGATCTTTGTGGCCGCCCATAACGAAGAAGACGTGATCCAGGATTGCCTGGAGAACCTGATGCGGGTGGACTATCCGGCAGACCGCTTGGTCGTCATGCCGGTGAACGACCGTTCCAGCGACCGCACCCGCGAGATCGTTGATGCCGTGGTGGCGCGCTTTCCGGGCCGCATCACGCCGTTCCACCGGGTCAGCGGCAAGCCTGGCAAGGCGGCTGCCCTGAAAGATGCCACGGCGCTGATCGACACCGACTTCATCATCGTCTTTGATGCCGACTACATGCCCTCGCGCGGCCTCATCCGGCGGCTGATGGCCCCGTTCTTCGACCCCGAGGTGGGTGCGGTGATGGGCCGCGTGGTGCCGCACAACGTTGGCGCCAACCTGTTGACCCGGCTGTTGGATCTGGAGCGCTCCGGTGGCTACCAGGTGGACCAGCAAGCCCGCATGAACCTGGGCCTGGTGCCGCAATACGGCGGGACGGTGGGCGGCATCCGCATCAGCGCGCTGGAATCGGTGGGTGGCTGGCACGACGACGTGCTGGCCGAAGACACCGACCTCACCTACCGCCTGCTGCTGGGGGGCTGGCTCACGGTCTACCACAACCGGGCCGAATGCTACGAAGAAGTGCCGCAGAACTGGGCCGTGCGCATGCGCCAGATCAAGCGCTGGTCCAAAGGCCACAACCAGGCGCTGGTGCGCCACAGCGGCGCCTTGCTGCGCAACCCGGCACTCAGCCTGATCGAGCGGGTGGACGGATTTTTGCTGCTGGGCGTCTACATGATGTCGCCCATCCTGCTGTTTGGCTGGGTGCTGAGTTTGCTGATGTACTTTACGGTGTCGATGCAGGTGCTGGCCCCGGCATTGCTGCTGATCGCCTTCATGGCGCACAGCGCGCTGGGCAACTTTGCGGCGTTTTTCGAGATCGCCACGGCGGTGCACCTGGACCGATCGCGCCAGCGCATCCACCTGCTGGCGTTTACCTTCATGGGCTTCATTGTCAGTGCGGTGGCGATTGCCCAGTCGGTGCTGGAGCAGTTGCTCTGGGATCGGCTGCCTGGCAAGGGCTTTCACTGGGACAAGACAGTGCGTTACCGCCGTGCGGCGGTGCCGGTCGCCGCTGCGTCTGGCGCCCTGTCCGGGGCTGCCCGTACCACGGTAACCGCAGAGATACGCCCATGA
- a CDS encoding ABC transporter substrate-binding protein, whose protein sequence is MTLRPWWGALLVSLLLGCTPDKPIRIGFIGGLSDRASDTGEAGRNGMALAVEQRNQAGGIHGRRIEIVVQDDAQDPAKALAAIHALVAAQVDAVVGPFTSSVAAVVVPVLNQARLTTISPTVTSGDFVGQDDYFIRVNRTTRDNAIDYARLLYQRGQRRVAAAYDARNASYSDSWRKEFRAAFTAQGGQLVAEVAFASQADTGFGDIVEKMLAAQPDGLLFIASAIDVGRLAQQAEKRAPHMPASASEWAASESLIELGGQAVEDLLIAQSYNRDDTSARYLGFHKAYLARFAREPGFSTIAAYDATTVLLQAMERQERGESVQQAILKYGPFQGLQQSIQFDRYGDTPRKVYFTEVHGGQFVLLK, encoded by the coding sequence CTGCTGGTTAGCCTGCTGCTGGGATGTACGCCCGACAAGCCCATCCGCATCGGCTTCATTGGCGGCCTGTCGGACCGGGCCTCCGACACCGGAGAGGCCGGACGCAACGGCATGGCCCTGGCCGTGGAGCAGCGCAACCAGGCCGGTGGCATCCATGGCCGCCGCATCGAGATCGTGGTGCAGGACGACGCCCAGGACCCCGCCAAAGCCCTGGCTGCCATCCACGCCCTGGTGGCTGCCCAGGTGGACGCGGTGGTGGGGCCGTTCACCAGTTCGGTGGCCGCCGTGGTGGTGCCCGTGCTCAACCAGGCACGCCTCACCACCATCAGCCCCACCGTCACTTCCGGTGATTTTGTAGGCCAGGATGACTACTTCATACGCGTGAACCGCACCACCCGCGACAACGCCATCGACTACGCCCGTTTGCTGTACCAGCGCGGCCAGCGCCGGGTGGCCGCGGCCTATGACGCACGCAATGCCAGCTACTCTGACTCGTGGCGCAAGGAGTTTCGGGCCGCCTTTACGGCCCAGGGCGGGCAATTGGTGGCCGAGGTGGCGTTTGCTTCGCAGGCCGACACCGGCTTCGGCGACATCGTGGAAAAGATGCTGGCGGCCCAGCCCGACGGTCTGCTGTTCATTGCCAGCGCCATCGACGTGGGCCGCCTGGCCCAGCAGGCCGAAAAACGCGCCCCCCATATGCCCGCCAGCGCCTCGGAGTGGGCCGCCAGCGAGTCGCTGATCGAACTGGGCGGCCAGGCGGTGGAAGACCTGCTGATTGCCCAGTCGTATAACCGGGACGACACCTCGGCGCGCTACCTGGGCTTCCACAAGGCCTATCTGGCCCGGTTCGCGCGCGAGCCGGGCTTCAGCACGATTGCCGCCTATGACGCTACCACCGTGCTGCTGCAGGCCATGGAGCGTCAGGAGCGTGGCGAGTCGGTCCAGCAGGCGATCCTGAAATATGGGCCGTTTCAGGGCTTGCAGCAAAGCATCCAGTTCGACCGCTATGGCGACACCCCGCGCAAGGTGTATTTCACCGAGGTGCATGGTGGCCAATTTGTGCTGCTGAAATGA